The following coding sequences lie in one Pseudomonas sp. B33.4 genomic window:
- a CDS encoding DUF1329 domain-containing protein, whose product MKITKSLFHAGVLGLSLLATGVMAAVPAAEADKLGKSLTPMGAEMAGNADGSIPAWKPLPKNAGSVDARGFLSNPYASEQPLFTITAKDVDKYKDKLAPGQYAMFKRYPDTFKMPVYPSHRGATVPDDVFAAIKKNATSTNLVSGGNGLENFDTAVPFPIPKTGVEVIWNHITRYRGGSVTRLVTQATPQPNGSYSLVYFQDQFVFRDKMKDYDPKNPGNILFYFKQKVTAPARLAGGVLLVHETLDQVKEPRSAWVYNAGQRRVRRAPQVSYDGPGTAADGLRTSDNLDMFNGAPDRYDWKLEGKKEMYIASDSYKLDDPKLKYADIIKAGHINQDLARYELRRVWHVVATLKEGQRHIYAKRDFYIDEDTWQAAVIDHYDGRGQLWRVAEAHAENYYDKQVPWYALETLYDLQSGRYLALGMKNEEKQAYDFGFTATTSDFTPAALRQDGVR is encoded by the coding sequence ATGAAAATAACAAAGAGTCTGTTCCACGCCGGTGTTCTGGGTCTGTCGCTGCTGGCGACCGGGGTCATGGCTGCGGTGCCTGCTGCAGAAGCCGACAAACTGGGCAAGAGCCTGACGCCGATGGGCGCTGAAATGGCCGGTAACGCCGATGGTTCGATCCCGGCGTGGAAGCCGCTGCCGAAGAATGCCGGCAGCGTCGACGCGCGTGGCTTCCTGTCCAACCCTTATGCCAGTGAACAACCGCTGTTCACCATCACCGCCAAGGATGTCGACAAGTACAAGGACAAGCTGGCGCCGGGCCAATACGCGATGTTCAAGCGCTACCCGGACACCTTCAAGATGCCGGTTTACCCGTCCCATCGCGGTGCGACCGTGCCGGATGACGTGTTCGCCGCCATCAAGAAAAACGCCACCAGCACCAACCTGGTGTCCGGCGGCAACGGTCTGGAGAACTTCGACACAGCGGTGCCGTTTCCGATTCCGAAAACCGGTGTGGAAGTCATCTGGAACCACATCACCCGCTATCGCGGCGGCAGCGTGACTCGTCTGGTCACTCAGGCCACGCCGCAACCGAACGGCTCGTATAGCCTGGTGTACTTCCAGGATCAGTTCGTGTTCCGCGACAAGATGAAGGACTACGACCCGAAAAACCCGGGCAACATCCTGTTCTACTTCAAGCAGAAAGTAACCGCGCCGGCGCGTCTGGCCGGTGGTGTGCTGCTGGTGCACGAAACCCTCGACCAAGTGAAAGAGCCACGTTCGGCGTGGGTCTACAACGCCGGTCAGCGTCGTGTGCGTCGTGCGCCACAAGTGTCCTATGACGGCCCGGGGACTGCGGCAGATGGCCTGCGGACTTCCGACAACCTCGACATGTTCAACGGTGCGCCGGATCGCTACGACTGGAAGCTTGAAGGCAAGAAAGAGATGTACATCGCCTCCGACAGCTACAAGCTCGACGATCCGAAGTTGAAATACGCCGACATCATCAAGGCCGGTCACATCAATCAGGATCTGGCGCGTTACGAGCTGCGCCGCGTCTGGCATGTGGTTGCTACCCTGAAGGAAGGTCAGCGCCACATCTACGCCAAACGTGACTTCTACATCGACGAAGACACCTGGCAAGCAGCGGTGATCGACCATTACGACGGTCGTGGCCAACTGTGGCGCGTTGCCGAAGCGCATGCCGAGAACTACTACGACAAGCAAGTGCCGTGGTATGCCCTGGAAACCCTCTACGACCTGCAGTCCGGCCGCTACCTGGCACTGGGCATGAAGAACGAAGAGAAGCAGGCGTATGACTTCGGTTTCACCGCCACCACCAGCGACTTCACCCCGGCCGCACTGCGTCAGGATGGTGTTCGCTAA
- a CDS encoding fatty acid--CoA ligase → MLQTRVIPPADGAYQYPLLIKRLLMSGARYEKTREIIYRDQLRYSYPTLIERVARLANVLTAAGVKAGDTVAVMDWDSHRYLECMFAIPMIGAVIHTINVRLSPEQILYTMNHAEDRFVLVNSEFVGLYQAIAPHLTTVEKTLLLTDLPEKTADLPNLVGEYEQLLAAASAQYDFQDFDENSVATTFYTTGTTGNPKGVYFTHRQLVLHTMGVSTIMGSIDSVRLLGTNDVYMPITPMFHVHAWGLPYVATMLGLKQVYPGRYEPEFLVELWRKEKVTFSHCVPTILQMLLNAKGAQNTDFGGWKIVIGGSALNRTLYETAKARGIQLTAAYGMSETGPLVSCAHLNDELMAGTEDERTTYRIKAGVPGPLVEAAIVDGEGKFLPADGETQGELVLRAPWLTEGYFNEPQKGAELWAGGWLHTGDVATLDSMGVIDIRDRIKDVIKTGGEWISSLDLEDLISRHVAVREVAVVGIADPQWGERPFALLVIREGHVIGARELKEHLKPFVELGHLSKWAIPSQIALVTEIPKTSVGKLDKKRIRLDITEWQANNSTFLSTL, encoded by the coding sequence ATGTTGCAGACTCGCGTCATTCCCCCGGCCGATGGGGCCTACCAGTATCCATTGCTGATCAAACGGCTGCTGATGTCCGGGGCCCGTTACGAGAAAACCCGCGAGATCATCTACCGTGACCAGTTGCGCTACAGCTACCCGACGCTGATCGAACGGGTGGCACGCCTGGCCAATGTGCTGACGGCGGCCGGTGTGAAGGCCGGTGATACGGTGGCGGTGATGGACTGGGACAGCCACCGTTATCTGGAGTGCATGTTCGCGATACCGATGATTGGCGCGGTGATCCACACCATCAACGTGCGCCTGTCGCCGGAACAGATCCTCTACACCATGAACCACGCCGAGGACCGCTTTGTGCTGGTCAACAGCGAGTTCGTCGGTCTGTACCAAGCGATTGCACCGCACCTGACCACGGTCGAGAAAACCCTGCTGCTGACCGATCTGCCGGAAAAAACTGCCGACTTGCCGAATCTGGTCGGCGAGTACGAGCAACTGTTGGCTGCCGCCAGTGCGCAGTACGATTTCCAGGACTTCGACGAAAACTCGGTCGCCACCACGTTCTACACCACCGGCACCACTGGCAACCCGAAAGGCGTGTATTTCACCCATCGGCAACTGGTGCTGCACACCATGGGCGTGTCGACGATCATGGGCTCGATCGACAGTGTGCGCCTGCTTGGCACCAACGATGTGTACATGCCGATCACGCCGATGTTCCACGTCCACGCCTGGGGTCTGCCGTACGTGGCGACCATGCTTGGCCTTAAACAGGTTTATCCAGGGCGCTACGAACCGGAGTTTCTCGTCGAGTTGTGGCGCAAGGAAAAGGTCACCTTCTCTCACTGCGTGCCGACCATCCTGCAAATGCTGCTCAACGCCAAAGGCGCGCAGAACACCGATTTCGGCGGCTGGAAAATCGTCATTGGCGGCAGCGCACTCAACCGCACCTTGTATGAAACCGCCAAGGCCCGTGGCATTCAGCTCACCGCCGCCTACGGCATGTCGGAAACCGGTCCGCTGGTGTCTTGCGCGCACCTCAATGATGAATTGATGGCCGGCACTGAAGACGAACGCACGACTTACCGGATCAAGGCTGGCGTACCGGGGCCGCTGGTGGAAGCGGCGATTGTCGACGGCGAGGGTAAATTTCTCCCCGCCGACGGCGAGACCCAAGGCGAATTGGTGCTGCGCGCGCCGTGGCTCACCGAGGGTTATTTCAACGAGCCGCAGAAGGGCGCCGAGCTCTGGGCCGGCGGCTGGCTGCACACTGGCGACGTCGCCACGCTTGACAGCATGGGCGTGATCGATATCCGCGACCGCATCAAGGACGTGATCAAGACCGGAGGCGAATGGATCTCCTCGCTGGACCTCGAAGACTTGATCAGCCGTCATGTCGCGGTACGCGAAGTAGCAGTGGTGGGCATCGCCGATCCGCAGTGGGGCGAGCGTCCGTTTGCTCTGCTGGTGATCCGCGAAGGGCACGTGATCGGGGCGCGCGAGCTCAAGGAACACCTCAAGCCGTTCGTGGAGTTGGGCCACTTGAGCAAGTGGGCGATTCCGAGTCAGATCGCCCTTGTTACCGAAATTCCCAAGACCAGCGTCGGCAAGCTCGACAAGAAGCGCATCCGCCTCGATATCACCGAATGGCAGGCCAACAACAGCACCTTCCTCTCGACACTTTAA
- a CDS encoding LuxR C-terminal-related transcriptional regulator — MTDLSPLPGPASVAVAALDGRFFRPPLPDGYVLRPRLCERLQAGLGGRLLLVSAPAGFGKSSLAVEFCQSLPAHWQSLWLGLSPRDSDPGRFLERLLEGLQDYFPQLGSRALGLLKMRQRHQPFAFEEWLDGLLDELTLHLDPAKPLLLVLDDYHLAQGPVLDRCLQFFLNHLPDGLLVMVTSRQRPDWHLARLRLSRQLLELHEQDLRLTHDEALALLDRHSSSLRGEALESLIQRSEGWVAGLRFWLLAVSEAGNDAALPQSLNGGEGLIRDYLLEEVIDCLPAEVQAFLYDTAPQERFCSELCDAVREAHDSAEILRFLLAHQVFLVPLDEHGHWYRYHHLFSDLLRSRPIAQAMVPTATLHLRACRWFNAQGLLDEAVEQALRAGHLDVAANLVQNLSEEQLLAEQNVGMLLRWKMDLPDSLLISTPRLIVLYSWALGLACQLDAAEELSSHLSRFLPAPSATAQKSMLAQWLALSGIIARGRGHRELTLRYCSEALESLPAKRYGQRLMCLSTLSNLAIADGDLWRARGLNRESLELAQRVGNPLFEALAHYDRARVLQARGEILRAFDEVQQGLERLRGLSPQRLYAVRARLTLYEGFLLAMRLQPQAARVRLLAGIGEARACRDISVLIGHCVIARLDGAAGEFAKAFAELAEAERLMHIWDVPPIYYLAMITLVKCELWLAQGRTDLAEAWLARLGQTYTGERAAAPPEFHPQLPLHVELQQALLDMIQGQPMLAEGRLNVLHENGQQTGRQLLSVMALTQKVALLLAGGREPEARKALSQALEAAAGGVLQPFDALVKGHADWLRGQLQNSPALAGQQLLEHVPPAAPRPVMDCGVTEQLSSRELSVLRLIAQGCSNQEISEKLFISLHTVKTHASHINSKLGVERRTQAVARAKELGLMI; from the coding sequence ATGACTGATCTGTCCCCACTTCCGGGTCCCGCAAGCGTTGCCGTCGCGGCACTGGACGGGCGTTTTTTTCGCCCGCCGTTGCCCGACGGCTACGTTTTGCGACCACGTCTTTGCGAGCGCCTGCAGGCCGGGCTCGGTGGGCGGCTGTTGCTGGTCAGCGCCCCTGCCGGGTTCGGCAAGAGTTCGCTGGCGGTGGAGTTCTGTCAGAGTCTGCCGGCGCACTGGCAAAGTCTCTGGCTGGGCCTCAGTCCTCGTGACAGCGATCCCGGACGCTTTCTCGAACGGTTGCTCGAAGGCTTGCAAGACTACTTCCCGCAACTAGGCAGTCGCGCACTCGGCCTGCTGAAAATGCGCCAACGCCATCAGCCATTTGCCTTCGAAGAATGGCTCGACGGCTTGCTCGATGAACTGACATTGCACCTCGATCCCGCCAAGCCGTTGCTGCTGGTTCTCGACGATTATCATCTTGCACAAGGTCCGGTGCTCGACCGTTGCCTGCAATTTTTCCTCAATCATCTGCCCGACGGCTTGCTGGTGATGGTCACCAGCCGGCAGCGCCCCGATTGGCATCTGGCGCGCTTGCGTCTGTCGCGGCAATTGCTCGAATTGCACGAGCAGGATCTGCGTCTGACCCACGACGAAGCCCTGGCCTTGCTTGATCGCCACAGCAGTTCTCTGCGCGGTGAAGCGCTGGAAAGTCTTATCCAGCGCAGTGAAGGCTGGGTCGCCGGGCTGCGTTTCTGGCTGTTGGCGGTGTCCGAAGCGGGCAACGATGCGGCGTTGCCGCAATCGCTGAACGGCGGGGAAGGGCTGATCCGCGATTATCTGCTCGAAGAAGTCATCGATTGCCTGCCGGCCGAAGTGCAGGCCTTTCTCTACGACACTGCACCTCAGGAGCGCTTTTGCAGCGAGTTGTGCGACGCCGTTCGCGAGGCCCACGACAGCGCCGAGATCCTGCGTTTCCTGTTGGCACATCAGGTCTTTCTGGTGCCGCTGGACGAGCACGGTCACTGGTATCGCTATCACCATTTATTCTCTGATTTATTGCGCAGCCGGCCGATTGCGCAAGCGATGGTGCCGACCGCCACGTTGCACTTGCGTGCGTGTCGCTGGTTCAACGCGCAAGGGCTGCTGGATGAGGCGGTCGAGCAGGCGTTGCGAGCCGGCCATCTCGATGTGGCGGCGAATCTGGTGCAGAACCTTTCCGAGGAACAACTACTGGCCGAGCAAAATGTCGGCATGCTGCTGCGCTGGAAAATGGACTTGCCCGACAGTTTGCTGATCAGCACGCCGCGCTTGATCGTGCTTTACAGCTGGGCGTTGGGGCTGGCCTGTCAGCTCGATGCCGCCGAAGAGTTGTCCAGCCACTTGAGCCGCTTCCTGCCGGCGCCTTCCGCTACCGCGCAGAAATCGATGCTGGCGCAATGGCTGGCACTGAGCGGAATCATTGCCCGTGGTCGCGGCCATCGGGAGCTGACGCTCAGGTATTGCAGCGAAGCCCTGGAAAGTCTGCCGGCCAAACGTTATGGCCAGCGCCTGATGTGTTTATCGACCTTGTCCAATCTGGCCATTGCCGACGGCGATCTGTGGCGCGCACGCGGTCTTAACCGAGAGTCCCTGGAGCTGGCGCAGCGTGTTGGCAATCCGTTGTTCGAAGCACTGGCGCATTACGACCGTGCGCGGGTGTTGCAGGCTCGCGGCGAAATCCTGCGCGCCTTCGATGAAGTCCAGCAGGGCCTGGAGCGTTTGCGCGGCTTGTCGCCACAACGCCTGTACGCGGTGCGCGCGCGGCTGACGCTGTACGAGGGCTTCCTGTTGGCGATGCGCTTGCAGCCGCAGGCCGCGCGCGTGCGTTTGTTGGCCGGCATCGGCGAAGCACGCGCCTGTCGCGATATCAGCGTGTTGATCGGCCACTGCGTCATCGCGCGTCTGGACGGTGCGGCCGGCGAGTTCGCCAAAGCCTTCGCTGAACTGGCCGAAGCCGAACGCCTGATGCACATCTGGGACGTACCGCCGATCTACTATCTGGCGATGATCACGTTGGTCAAATGCGAGCTGTGGCTGGCGCAGGGACGTACCGATCTTGCCGAGGCGTGGCTCGCGCGGCTGGGTCAGACTTACACGGGCGAGCGCGCCGCTGCGCCGCCGGAATTTCACCCGCAGTTACCGTTGCATGTGGAACTGCAGCAAGCACTGCTCGACATGATTCAGGGGCAACCGATGCTCGCCGAAGGGCGGTTGAACGTGTTGCATGAAAACGGCCAGCAAACCGGCAGGCAGTTGCTCAGTGTGATGGCGTTGACCCAGAAGGTGGCGCTGTTGCTGGCGGGTGGGCGTGAACCTGAGGCCAGAAAAGCACTGAGTCAGGCGCTGGAGGCGGCTGCCGGGGGCGTGCTGCAGCCGTTCGATGCCTTGGTGAAAGGGCACGCTGACTGGTTGCGTGGGCAGTTGCAGAATTCGCCCGCGCTGGCAGGACAGCAGTTGCTTGAACACGTTCCGCCAGCGGCGCCTCGCCCTGTTATGGATTGTGGCGTGACCGAACAACTCAGTAGCCGCGAACTGTCGGTACTGCGCCTGATCGCCCAAGGCTGTTCGAATCAGGAAATCAGCGAAAAGTTGTTCATCTCACTGCACACGGTGAAAACTCACGCCAGCCACATCAACAGCAAGTTGGGTGTTGAGCGACGCACGCAGGCAGTGGCACGGGCCAAAGAGCTGGGGTTAATGATCTAG
- a CDS encoding helix-turn-helix transcriptional regulator translates to MLISHFEHGPVSAYPRDYLDGAHQPLHLHREAQLLYAVSGIMRVVTERGAWVIPPSRAVWIPPEVAHEIFMSGDVQMRSLFIAPELSPASLQQCCVLAVTPLLRELILRAVQGPPHADNPLIQQLMLEELASLENLPLHIPMPTDRRLQNICLALLHTPDHPNTLEDWAQQVGASSRTLARLFQQQLQMSFNAWRQQLRLMEALPRLLAGDSVQRVARDLGYGSARAFSAMFRRLLGENPRDYLNTLSKLSALV, encoded by the coding sequence ATGTTGATTAGCCATTTCGAACACGGCCCGGTGAGTGCCTACCCCCGGGATTATCTGGACGGCGCGCACCAGCCGCTGCACCTGCATCGCGAAGCGCAGTTGCTGTATGCCGTCAGTGGCATCATGCGGGTGGTCACCGAACGCGGGGCCTGGGTGATTCCGCCGAGCCGCGCGGTATGGATTCCGCCAGAGGTGGCGCACGAGATTTTCATGAGTGGCGATGTGCAAATGCGTTCGTTGTTCATCGCTCCCGAGCTGTCACCGGCCAGCCTGCAACAGTGTTGCGTGCTGGCGGTGACGCCGTTGTTGCGCGAGCTGATCCTGCGCGCGGTGCAAGGCCCGCCGCACGCCGACAATCCGTTGATTCAGCAATTGATGCTCGAAGAACTGGCCAGCCTGGAAAACCTGCCGCTGCATATCCCGATGCCCACTGACCGGCGCCTGCAGAACATCTGTCTGGCGCTGCTGCACACCCCGGATCACCCGAACACCCTGGAAGACTGGGCGCAGCAGGTCGGTGCCAGCTCACGAACATTGGCGCGGCTGTTCCAGCAACAATTGCAGATGAGTTTCAACGCCTGGCGCCAGCAATTGCGCCTGATGGAAGCCCTGCCGCGCCTGCTCGCCGGGGACAGCGTGCAGCGTGTGGCACGGGATCTGGGTTACGGCAGCGCGCGGGCGTTCAGCGCGATGTTTCGGCGTCTGCTTGGGGAGAATCCCCGCGATTACCTGAATACCCTGAGCAAGCTCAGCGCACTCGTGTAG
- a CDS encoding LysE family translocator yields the protein MYWTEFLTVALIHLLAVASPGPDFAVVVRESVAHGRRAGTWTALGVGTAIFLHVGYSLLGIGLIVSQSIVLFNALKWAAAAYLLYIGFKALRAQPAKTVTDDLHKEAGVRTARGAFTSGFVTNGLNPKATLFFLSLFTVVINPHTPLAVQAGYGIYLAVATALWFCLVAMLFSQQRVRAGFARMGHWFDRTMGAVLIALGVKIAFTEMH from the coding sequence ATGTACTGGACCGAGTTCTTGACCGTTGCACTGATCCATCTGTTGGCCGTGGCCAGCCCCGGCCCGGACTTTGCCGTGGTGGTGCGCGAGAGCGTGGCCCACGGTCGCCGCGCCGGCACCTGGACCGCACTGGGTGTGGGCACGGCGATTTTCCTGCACGTCGGATATTCGCTGCTCGGTATCGGCCTGATCGTGTCGCAGTCGATCGTGCTGTTCAACGCCTTGAAATGGGCCGCTGCGGCTTATCTGCTGTACATCGGTTTCAAAGCCTTGCGTGCGCAACCGGCAAAAACCGTGACCGATGATCTGCACAAAGAGGCCGGTGTGCGCACCGCTCGCGGCGCGTTCACCTCGGGCTTTGTGACCAACGGTCTGAATCCGAAAGCCACGCTGTTCTTCCTGTCACTGTTCACGGTGGTGATCAACCCGCACACGCCGCTGGCGGTGCAGGCCGGTTACGGTATTTACCTGGCGGTCGCAACGGCCCTGTGGTTTTGCCTCGTCGCGATGCTGTTCAGCCAGCAACGCGTGCGCGCCGGTTTCGCCCGCATGGGCCACTGGTTCGACCGCACCATGGGCGCGGTGCTGATTGCTCTCGGCGTGAAAATCGCGTTTACCGAGATGCATTGA
- a CDS encoding MFS transporter, with product MNQSRNVIRYINAAHVIDHMFMLIFPAAVLGMTQVFGLDYAALIGLSLGGFIAFGACSLPAGWLGDHWSRRQMMLVFFFGIGASAIFTGLSNSPTMLVTGLTLIGIFAAIYHPVGTAMLVAYAQNRGREIGINGMWGNLGVAFSALITGLLVAQFGWRWAFLLPGAVAIVLGIGFALQVREEPIPERPHTPLKGAAGQRISMVMVFGVLALATATGGVVFNATTMTYPKLFQERLHDLFASPQTLGVVVSLAYAFGAVAQLSIGRVLHRFSLKWPFIVLTLCQAPLLFALAYADGWTVIALGAAFMFVVFGQVTVNDAMVANFVAPQWQSRIFALRYCLSFGASATAIPLISYVEPRQGFVGLYLILAGFGALTFLAAVVFPRTPSEEAVGQTA from the coding sequence ATGAATCAATCGAGAAACGTCATCCGCTACATCAATGCCGCACATGTGATCGATCACATGTTCATGCTGATTTTTCCCGCCGCCGTGCTCGGCATGACCCAGGTTTTTGGTCTCGACTATGCCGCGCTGATCGGCCTGTCACTGGGGGGCTTTATCGCCTTCGGTGCCTGCTCGCTACCCGCCGGTTGGCTCGGCGATCACTGGAGTCGGCGGCAGATGATGCTGGTGTTTTTCTTCGGCATCGGTGCTTCGGCGATTTTCACCGGCCTGAGCAACAGCCCGACCATGCTGGTGACCGGCCTGACCCTGATCGGCATTTTCGCGGCGATTTACCACCCGGTGGGCACGGCGATGCTGGTGGCTTATGCGCAAAACCGTGGCCGTGAAATTGGCATCAACGGCATGTGGGGCAATCTGGGCGTGGCGTTTTCGGCGCTGATCACTGGCTTGCTGGTGGCGCAGTTCGGCTGGCGTTGGGCGTTTCTGTTACCGGGCGCGGTGGCGATTGTGTTGGGCATCGGTTTCGCCTTGCAGGTGCGAGAAGAACCGATCCCGGAACGCCCGCACACGCCGCTCAAAGGCGCCGCTGGTCAGCGCATTTCGATGGTCATGGTGTTCGGCGTGCTGGCGCTGGCCACCGCCACTGGCGGTGTGGTGTTCAACGCCACCACCATGACTTATCCGAAACTTTTTCAGGAGCGTTTGCATGACCTGTTCGCTTCGCCGCAGACCCTCGGTGTGGTGGTCAGTCTGGCTTATGCCTTTGGCGCGGTGGCGCAGTTGAGCATTGGCCGGGTGTTGCACCGCTTCAGTCTGAAGTGGCCGTTCATTGTCCTGACGCTGTGCCAGGCGCCGCTGCTGTTCGCGCTGGCTTATGCCGACGGCTGGACAGTCATCGCCCTCGGTGCGGCGTTCATGTTCGTGGTGTTCGGTCAGGTAACAGTGAACGATGCGATGGTTGCCAACTTCGTCGCCCCGCAATGGCAATCGCGAATCTTCGCCCTGCGTTACTGTTTATCGTTCGGTGCCAGTGCGACAGCGATTCCGCTGATTTCCTATGTCGAACCGCGCCAAGGTTTCGTAGGCCTGTATTTGATTCTCGCGGGCTTCGGCGCGTTGACCTTCCTCGCTGCGGTGGTTTTCCCACGCACGCCTTCTGAGGAGGCTGTAGGACAAACCGCCTGA
- a CDS encoding DUF1302 domain-containing protein, which translates to MTSVNQFWRRAKLPLAVSLASSLAGPAFGVSFNVGEIEGQFDSSLSIGASWSTQSPNKNLIGVNNGGHGLSQTSDDGHANFKSGETFSKIFKGIHDLELKYGDTGVFVRGKYWYDFELKDESREFKDISDSGRKEGAKSSGGQILDAFVYHNYAIADQPGSVRLGKQVVSWGESTFIGGGINSINPIDVSAFRRPGAEIKEGLIPVNMFYVSQSLTENLSAEAFYQLEWDQTVVDNCGTFFSQPDIVADGCNDNLRVLNKRSQIPAIALGPLAANGVNVNEEGVLVRRGPDRDARDSGQWGASFKYMYEPLDTEFGAYFMNYHSRAPIFSATGAPQSVYNTARALPGPFAALAPLLVAGNSNYFIEYPEDIRLYGLSFSTTLPTGTAWSGEISYRPNAPVQLNSTDILFAGVRPIGGALTNASILNGVPGQDLHGYERKEITQIQTTFTHFFDQVMGASRLTLVGEVGATYVGGLESRSDKRYGRDPVYGPGELPATGGVNTCANILNASTINGAGAGSPQNNRSRNCDNDGFTTSMSWGYRGRAIWEYNDVFAGVNLKPNVAWSHDVSGYSPGPGGNFEEGRKAVSLGVDAEYQNTYTASLAYTNFFDGKYTTVDDRDFVALSFGVNF; encoded by the coding sequence ATGACCTCAGTAAACCAGTTCTGGCGCCGGGCGAAACTGCCTCTGGCGGTCAGTCTTGCCTCTTCGCTCGCCGGGCCCGCATTCGGCGTCAGTTTCAACGTCGGTGAAATCGAAGGCCAGTTCGACTCATCCCTGTCGATCGGTGCCAGTTGGTCTACTCAGAGCCCGAACAAGAACCTCATCGGCGTCAACAATGGCGGCCACGGCCTGTCGCAGACGTCCGACGACGGTCACGCCAACTTCAAAAGCGGTGAAACCTTCTCGAAGATCTTCAAGGGTATCCATGACCTTGAACTGAAGTACGGCGACACCGGCGTGTTCGTCCGTGGCAAATACTGGTACGACTTCGAACTCAAGGATGAAAGCCGCGAGTTCAAGGACATCAGCGATTCGGGCCGTAAAGAGGGCGCCAAGTCGTCCGGCGGGCAGATCCTCGACGCCTTCGTCTACCACAACTATGCGATTGCCGATCAGCCGGGCTCCGTGCGACTGGGCAAGCAGGTAGTGAGCTGGGGTGAAAGTACCTTCATCGGCGGAGGCATCAACTCGATCAACCCGATCGACGTTTCCGCGTTCCGTCGTCCGGGTGCCGAGATCAAGGAAGGCCTGATCCCGGTCAACATGTTCTACGTCTCGCAGAGCCTGACCGAAAATCTCTCGGCCGAAGCGTTCTATCAACTGGAATGGGACCAGACCGTCGTCGATAACTGCGGCACGTTCTTCTCGCAGCCGGATATCGTCGCCGACGGTTGCAACGACAACCTGCGCGTCTTGAACAAACGTTCGCAAATCCCGGCCATCGCCCTGGGGCCATTGGCCGCCAACGGTGTCAACGTCAACGAAGAAGGCGTTCTGGTGCGCCGTGGTCCGGACCGCGATGCCCGTGACAGCGGCCAGTGGGGCGCGTCCTTCAAGTACATGTACGAGCCGCTCGACACTGAGTTCGGCGCCTACTTCATGAACTACCACAGCCGTGCGCCGATCTTCAGCGCCACCGGTGCGCCACAATCGGTCTACAACACGGCGCGCGCGCTGCCAGGACCTTTTGCGGCACTCGCCCCATTGCTGGTCGCGGGCAACTCGAATTACTTCATTGAATACCCAGAAGACATTCGCCTCTACGGTCTGAGCTTCTCCACCACTCTGCCTACCGGTACGGCGTGGAGCGGTGAGATCAGCTACCGTCCGAACGCGCCGGTACAACTGAACTCCACCGACATCCTGTTCGCCGGTGTGCGTCCGATCGGCGGCGCACTGACCAACGCTTCGATACTGAACGGCGTGCCGGGTCAGGATCTGCACGGTTACGAGCGCAAGGAAATCACCCAGATTCAGACAACGTTCACGCACTTCTTCGATCAGGTCATGGGCGCCAGCCGTCTGACCCTCGTTGGTGAAGTCGGCGCGACCTACGTCGGCGGGCTGGAAAGCCGTTCCGACAAGCGTTATGGCCGCGATCCGGTGTATGGCCCGGGTGAGTTGCCGGCCACTGGCGGTGTGAATACCTGCGCCAACATTCTCAACGCCAGCACCATCAATGGTGCAGGGGCAGGTTCACCGCAGAACAACCGCAGCCGCAATTGCGACAACGACGGCTTCACCACATCGATGTCGTGGGGCTACCGCGGTCGTGCCATCTGGGAATACAACGACGTCTTCGCCGGTGTGAACCTCAAGCCGAACGTGGCCTGGTCCCACGACGTCAGCGGTTACTCGCCAGGCCCTGGCGGTAACTTCGAGGAAGGTCGCAAAGCGGTCAGCCTGGGCGTCGATGCCGAATACCAGAACACCTACACCGCGAGCCTGGCTTACACCAACTTCTTCGATGGCAAGTACACCACTGTGGATGACCGCGACTTCGTTGCGCTCAGCTTCGGCGTGAACTTCTAA